Proteins encoded by one window of Torulaspora delbrueckii CBS 1146 chromosome 2, complete genome:
- the PPA2 gene encoding inorganic diphosphatase PPA2 (similar to Saccharomyces cerevisiae PPA2 (YMR267W); ancestral locus Anc_8.820) produces MFLSSALKVNCRTMPLTRLLEISSILNAKRQFSSIQQGNKFTRDYKQYLQLSNGEVGSYFHDVPLKLDRSCKTVNMIVEVPRWSNAKFEISKELDYNPIVQDTKKGKVRFVHNIFPYHGYIHNYGALPQTWEDPNQTSVGSLKGDNDPLDCCEIGSDVLETGSVLEVKILGSLALIDDGELDWKVIAINVNDPLATEINNLNDVEDKLPGILNATREWFRNYKIPAGKPPNEFAFDGAYKDVHETIDTIQECNDAWKSLISSKQVDGAPSTKRAGEGVKIKPDIKPAQEIPAEVHKWSYVEARLDNCS; encoded by the coding sequence ATGTTTTTATCCAGCGCCCTGAAAGTTAACTGCAGAACAATGCCTTTGACTAGGCTTCTTGAGATAAGTTCGATCCTTAATGCAAAGAGACAATTTTCCTCCATACAGCAGGGGAATAAATTTACGAGGGATTACAAGCAATATCTTCAACTGTCCAATGGAGAGGTTGGATCATACTTTCATGATGTTCCGCTAAAGCTAGATAGGTCTTGCAAAACCGTGAACATGATAGTGGAAGTTCCCCGCTGGTCTAATGCAAAGTTTGAAATCTCCAAAGAACTGGACTACAATCCCATCGTTCAGGACACAAAGAAGGGGAAAGTTCGGTTCGTTCACAATATTTTTCCTTACCACGGTTACATTCATAACTACGGAGCATTACCGCAGACCTGGGAGGACCCCAATCAGACCAGCGTTGGGTCTTTGAAAGGCGATAACGATCCTCTTGACTGCTGCGAGATCGGTTCAGATGTTCTCGAGACAGGTAGCGTCCTTGAGGTCAAAATCTTGGGATCACTAGCACTCATCGATGATGGCGAGTTGGACTGGAAAGTGATAGCAATTAACGTGAATGATCCACTGGCCACAGAGATTAATAACTTGAATGACGTTGAGGATAAACTACCAGGTATTCTAAACGCCACGAGAGAATGGTTTAGAAATTACAAGATCCCTGCGGGCAAACCACCTAACGAATTCGCGTTTGATGGCGCTTATAAAGACGTTCACGAAACCATTGATACGATTCAAGAGTGCAACGACGCCTGGAAGTCGCTGATCAGTTCAAAACAGGTCGATGGCGCTCCCTCCACCAAAAGAGCTGGTGAAGGAGTCAAAATAAAGCCCGACATTAAACCTGCTCAGGAGATTCCGGCAGAAGTTCACAAATGGAGCTACGTAGAAGCTAGGCTTGACAATTGCTCCTAA